The proteins below come from a single Drosophila busckii strain San Diego stock center, stock number 13000-0081.31 chromosome X, ASM1175060v1, whole genome shotgun sequence genomic window:
- the LOC108605728 gene encoding dnaJ homolog subfamily C member 25 homolog translates to MPHTQASKSWVATCLVLAALPTLCLGLLEGLYCGKENCYDVLGVTRETSKAEIGKAYRLLARKTHPDLHRGEEAKAVAEEQFKLIATAYEILRDEESRNDYDYMLDNPDAYYAHYYRYYRRRVAPKVDVRVVIVATLTIISIIQYYSGWQRYDAAIKYFATVPKYRNRALDIARDEINERLHKSKGKNRMSKTEQKEELERIILRVIEEKMDVQGGYAKPRVTDVIWVQLLICPYTLFNFLVWHAQWFWRYTILKQPYGREQKLYLIRRHMGMGQHQFNALEPQQLEDYLRLQLWERDNYVAWKADQDEEMKKKLAENPRYKAYRRYMKNHGPGRITFED, encoded by the coding sequence atgccacacacacaagcgagtAAGAGTTGGGTTGCCACCTGTCTGGTGCTAGCGGCATTGCCGACGTTATGTCTGGGACTGCTAGAGGGTCTGTATTGTGGCAAAGAGAACTGCTACGATGTGCTCGGCGTGACGCGTGAGACCTCCAAGGCGGAGATAGGCAAAGCCTATCGTTTGCTGGCGCGCAAAACTCATCCGGATTTGCACCGTGGCGAGGAGGCCAAGGCGGTGGCGGAGGAGCAGTTCAAGCTGATAGCCACTGCCTATGAGATATTGCGCGATGAGGAGTCACGCAACGATTATGACTATATGTTGGACAATCCCGATGCATACTATGCTCATTATTATCGCTACTACAGAAGGCGCGTGGCGCCCAAAGTGGATGTGCGTGTGGTCATAGTGGCCACACTAACCATTATATCAATCATACAATACTATTCTGGCTGGCAGCGCTATGATGCagccattaaatattttgctacgGTGCCCAAGTATCGCAATCGTGCGCTGGACATAGCGCGGGATGAGATCAACGAGCGTCTGCACAAAAGCAAGGGCAAGAATCGTATGAGCAAGACGGAGCAGAAGGAAGAATTGGAGCGCATTATACTGCGTGTCATTGAGGAGAAGATGGACGTGCAAGGTGGCTATGCCAAGCCACGCGTCACGGATGTCATATGGGTGCAGTTACTTATTTGTCCATATACCTTGTTCAACTTCTTGGTGTGGCATGCGCAATGGTTCTGGCGTTATACCATATTGAAGCAGCCCTATGGCCGGGAGCAGAAGCTATATCTTATACGTCGCCACATGGGCATGGGACAGCATCAGTTCAATGCGCTGGAACCACAACAGCTGGAGGATTATCTGAGGCTGCAGCTGTGGGAGCGCGACAACTATGTCGCCTGGAAGGCCGATCAGGATGAAGAGATGAAGAAAAAGCTGGCGGAGAATCCACGCTATAAGGCCTACAGGCGCTATATGAAGAATCATGGTCCAGGACGCATTACTTTCGAGGATTAG
- the LOC108607111 gene encoding zinc finger and SCAN domain-containing protein 12: MPHIFGSGSRLVDLGVVCLICLRDEPGFCSIYGQDLDTPQMQIVDKIRCCSVLQLEKPEISQLPNKICHGCRTELSITYRFQQKCIEAEKVFRTATTATTLLLDMDKLELEQQQILKLPASLKIKRLEAEPPVPEEIAPVIKPESNKLLSLDVEWAQREEIEDEQLELQQELAEAKLEEPEEAEEDEELQALDGTEDYALQEEVGEEELEEDEVPAPAIPAQPFCSIISAPNRRTNEPKICDICGNTYRYQHALNAHMRRHNNERPYPCEVCQKAFISNVELRRHMRVHTGQKPYGCHYCERRFSDFGSSKKHERIHTGERPYVCEVCSKGFAYAHVLSVHRRTHTGKKQFQCTHCDKGFTKKSYLLAHMEQHRGGGSTGNEAANTSQGAGAMELGATKLRLPVRKRERTGQQLHLTPPAAVNEFELGMETKVLEECIVTNDFMFNDDAQEQQEHNYHDTELDENAFETVQHVKVPYGLVGDLLDDDLVNAAKYLIE; encoded by the coding sequence atgccgcatatctttggctctggctcaCGCCTGGTGGATCTAGGCGTCGTCTGTCTGATCTGTTTGCGCGACGAGCCCGGCTTCTGCTCCATTTATGGCCAGGATTTGGATACgccacaaatgcaaattgtggaCAAGATACGCTGCTGCAGTGTATTGCAATTGGAAAAGCCAGAGATCTCGCagctgccaaacaaaatttgcCATGGCTGTCGCACCGAACTAAGCATAACATATCGCTTCCAGCAGAAATGTATAGAAGCGGAAAAGGTATTTCGAACGGcaacgacagcgacaacgctgctgctggacatgGATAAACTGGagttagagcagcagcaaatactgAAGTTACCTGCTAGTTTAAAGATAAAGCGCTTGGAAGCGGAACCGCCCGTGCCTGAAGAGATAGCACCAGTAATAAAACCAGAGTCGAACAAGCTGCTGTCGCTGGACGTGGAGTGGGCGCAGCGTGAGGAAATAGAGGATGAGCAGCTAGAGCTACAGCAAGAGTTGGCGGAAGCCAAGCTGGAGGAACCAGAGGAAGCGGAAGAAGACGAAGAATTGCAGGCATTAGATGGTACCGAGGACTATGCGCTGCAAGAAGAAGTGGGAGAGGAGGAGCTGGAAGAGGACGAAGTACCAGCACCGGCAATACCTGCTCAGCCATTCTGCAGCATTATAAGCGCACCCAATCGTCGCACCAACGAACCAAAAATCTGCGACATTTGTGGCAACACCTATCGCTATCAACATGCACTAAATGCGCACATGCGTCGCCACAACAACGAACGTCCCTACCCCTGCGAAGTGTGCCAAAAGGCATTCATTTCCAACGTCGAGTTGCGTCGACACATGCGCGTGCACACTGGACAAAAGCCCTATGGCTGCCACTATTGCGAGCGTCGCTTCTCCgactttggcagcagcaagaagcaCGAACGCATACATACGGGCGAGCGTCCCTATGTGTGCGAAGTATGCTCCAAGGGATTCGCCTATGCGCATGTGCTCTCGGTGCATCGAAGGACACATACGGGCAAGAAGCAGTTCCAGTGCACACATTGTGACAAGGGCTTTACCAAAAAGAGCTATCTGCTGGCGCACATGGAGCAGCATCGCGGCGGTGGCAGCACAGGCAACGAAGCTGCCAACACCAGTCAAGGAGCTGGCGCCATGGAGCTGGGCGCCACCAAGCTACGGCTGCCCGTGCGTAAACGTGAAAGGAcggggcagcagctgcatctaACACCGCCTGCAGCTGTGAATGAATTCGAGTTAGGCATGGAGACCAAAGTGCTGGAGGAATGCATAGTTACCAACGATTTCATGTTTAATGATGATGCGCAGGAGCAGCAAGAGCATAACTACCACGATACGGAGCTGGACGAGAATGCCTTTGAGACGGTGCAACATGTTAAGGTGCCCTATGGCTTGGTTGGTGATCTGCTCGACGATGATCTTGTCAACGCCGCCAAATACCTGATCGAGTAG
- the LOC108607112 gene encoding DALR anticodon-binding domain-containing protein 3 isoform X1 translates to MAAALPAEPAPAMSHNPITELTCQLIHYFARFQDRAEEEREHVYTRYGELLHYHNESIVQFGDLSIAASRINWACFCQRRGLQLRHLDQQMIPDEEAVQLILEKSKEWIFPLASVTKLRKERYALRFQRAPIVAHVIGNIMQLGELYGKPQKLEFAPDTTVSLVLHEQFLDVEAPPGNSKEMHKFRARQLFMIVSRLLKYTNMHPVEPEDQTDETLVISIDSNNHARRPTQPDIVDGDPGNPVRQEVRLVCGPVVESHKKAATTLDSLSYMNIRSNDMLLIAMHRHGVRDCPQGEGFQDLMRRLGFAAVIVDLFEVRHSSCASLVSNGLGSSKGANYILYNSARLETLLRTFNGKVETGVYGPLPPLESVDLSTLEEDLDWHLIYGYLLHFPEMIESVLLQFREGHVGVHILVRYIVGLASTFSRYYRNKQILVQHRANLMPVLHARVYLVKAVRQVLNLSLALLGIEPVNYMAKS, encoded by the exons ATGGCAGCAGCCCTACCGGCAGAGCCAGCCCCAGCCATGTCGCACAATCCCATAACCGAGTTGACATGTCAGCTTATTCACTACTTTGCTAGATTCCAAGATAGGGCAGAAGAGGAGAGGGAGCATGTCTATACGCGCTATGGTGAGCTTTTGCACTATCACAACGAGAGTATTGTGCAGTTTGGAGATTTGAGCATTGCGGCCAGCCGGATCAATTGGGCATGCTTTTGCCAGCGTCGTGGACTACAGCTGCGCCACTTGGACCAGCAAATGATACCCGATGAGGAGGCTGTGCAGCTGATTCTTGAGAAGAGCAAGGAATGGATCTTTCCGCTTGCAAGCGTTACCAAATTGCGCAAGGAGCGCTATGCTCTGCGTTTCCAGCGCGCACCAATTGTTGCACATGTGATTGGCAACATAATGCAGCTTGGTGAGCTGTATGGAAAGCCCCAGAAGCTGGAATTTGCGCCGGACACCACAGTGTCTCTTGTACTACATGAACAGTTCCTTGATGTGGAGGCCCCGCCCGGCAATTCCAAGGAAATGCACAAGTTTCGTGCCAGGCAATTGTTTATGATTGTCAGCCGCTTGCTAAAGTACACCAACATGCATCCGGTAGAGCCCGAAGACCAGACAGACGAGACACTGGTCATAAGCATTGACAGTAACAATCATGCACGTCGTCCAACTCAACCCGATATAGTAGATGGGGACCCCGGCAACCCAGTCAGGCAGGAAGTGCGTCTAGTATGTGGGCCCGTTGTCGAATCACACAAGAAAGCCGCCACCACCTTGGACAGCCTCAGCTATATGAA TATACGCTCGAATGACATGTTGCTGATTGCCATGCATCGTCATGGCGTGCGCGACTGCCCCCAGGGCGAAGGTTTTCAGGACCTAATGCGCCGTCTTGGCTTTGCGGCTGTTATTGTTGACTTATTCGAGGTACGTCACAGCAGCTGCGCCTCTTTGGTATCCAACGGTCTTGGCAGTTCCAAGGGCGCAAATTATATACTGTACAATTCGGCACGTCTGGAGACGCTGCTGCGCACATTCAATGGCAAGGTGGAGACTGGCGTCTATGGACCTTTGCCACCACTAGAAAGCGTTGATCTCAGCACTCTAGAAGAAGAT CTTGATTGGCATCTCATCTATGGCTACTTGCTGCACTTCCCGGAGATGATTGAGTCCGTATTGTTGCAGTTCAGAGAGGGCCACGTTGGTGTACATATACTAGTGCGCTATATTGTCGGCTTGGCATCCACCTTCAGTAGATATTATCGCAACAAGCAGATTCTTGTGCAGCATCGAGCTAATCTAATGCCGGTACTCCATGCACGGGTCTACTTGGTAAAGGCGGTGCGTCAGGTGCTGAATCTATCGTTGGCACTTCTTGGCATTGAGCCCGTCAATTATAt GGCAAAGTCTTGA
- the LOC108607112 gene encoding DALR anticodon-binding domain-containing protein 3 isoform X3: MAAALPAEPAPAMSHNPITELTCQLIHYFARFQDRAEEEREHVYTRYGELLHYHNESIVQFGDLSIAASRINWACFCQRRGLQLRHLDQQMIPDEEAVQLILEKSKEWIFPLASVTKLRKERYALRFQRAPIVAHVIGNIMQLGELYGKPQKLEFAPDTTVSLVLHEQFLDVEAPPGNSKEMHKFRARQLFMIVSRLLKYTNMHPVEPEDQTDETLVISIDSNNHARRPTQPDIVDGDPGNPVRQEVRLVCGPVVESHKKAATTLDSLSYMNIRSNDMLLIAMHRHGVRDCPQGEGFQDLMRRLGFAAVIVDLFEVRHSSCASLVSNGLGSSKGANYILYNSARLETLLRTFNGKVETGVYGPLPPLESVDLSTLEEDLDWHLIYGYLLHFPEMIESVLLQFREGHVGVHILVRYIVGLASTFSRYYRNKQILVQHRANLMPVLHARVYLVKAVRQVLNLSLALLGIEPVNYI, from the exons ATGGCAGCAGCCCTACCGGCAGAGCCAGCCCCAGCCATGTCGCACAATCCCATAACCGAGTTGACATGTCAGCTTATTCACTACTTTGCTAGATTCCAAGATAGGGCAGAAGAGGAGAGGGAGCATGTCTATACGCGCTATGGTGAGCTTTTGCACTATCACAACGAGAGTATTGTGCAGTTTGGAGATTTGAGCATTGCGGCCAGCCGGATCAATTGGGCATGCTTTTGCCAGCGTCGTGGACTACAGCTGCGCCACTTGGACCAGCAAATGATACCCGATGAGGAGGCTGTGCAGCTGATTCTTGAGAAGAGCAAGGAATGGATCTTTCCGCTTGCAAGCGTTACCAAATTGCGCAAGGAGCGCTATGCTCTGCGTTTCCAGCGCGCACCAATTGTTGCACATGTGATTGGCAACATAATGCAGCTTGGTGAGCTGTATGGAAAGCCCCAGAAGCTGGAATTTGCGCCGGACACCACAGTGTCTCTTGTACTACATGAACAGTTCCTTGATGTGGAGGCCCCGCCCGGCAATTCCAAGGAAATGCACAAGTTTCGTGCCAGGCAATTGTTTATGATTGTCAGCCGCTTGCTAAAGTACACCAACATGCATCCGGTAGAGCCCGAAGACCAGACAGACGAGACACTGGTCATAAGCATTGACAGTAACAATCATGCACGTCGTCCAACTCAACCCGATATAGTAGATGGGGACCCCGGCAACCCAGTCAGGCAGGAAGTGCGTCTAGTATGTGGGCCCGTTGTCGAATCACACAAGAAAGCCGCCACCACCTTGGACAGCCTCAGCTATATGAA TATACGCTCGAATGACATGTTGCTGATTGCCATGCATCGTCATGGCGTGCGCGACTGCCCCCAGGGCGAAGGTTTTCAGGACCTAATGCGCCGTCTTGGCTTTGCGGCTGTTATTGTTGACTTATTCGAGGTACGTCACAGCAGCTGCGCCTCTTTGGTATCCAACGGTCTTGGCAGTTCCAAGGGCGCAAATTATATACTGTACAATTCGGCACGTCTGGAGACGCTGCTGCGCACATTCAATGGCAAGGTGGAGACTGGCGTCTATGGACCTTTGCCACCACTAGAAAGCGTTGATCTCAGCACTCTAGAAGAAGAT CTTGATTGGCATCTCATCTATGGCTACTTGCTGCACTTCCCGGAGATGATTGAGTCCGTATTGTTGCAGTTCAGAGAGGGCCACGTTGGTGTACATATACTAGTGCGCTATATTGTCGGCTTGGCATCCACCTTCAGTAGATATTATCGCAACAAGCAGATTCTTGTGCAGCATCGAGCTAATCTAATGCCGGTACTCCATGCACGGGTCTACTTGGTAAAGGCGGTGCGTCAGGTGCTGAATCTATCGTTGGCACTTCTTGGCATTGAGCCCGTCAATTATAt CTAA
- the LOC108607112 gene encoding DALR anticodon-binding domain-containing protein 3 isoform X2 — MAAALPAEPAPAMSHNPITELTCQLIHYFARFQDRAEEEREHVYTRYGELLHYHNESIVQFGDLSIAASRINWACFCQRRGLQLRHLDQQMIPDEEAVQLILEKSKEWIFPLASVTKLRKERYALRFQRAPIVAHVIGNIMQLGELYGKPQKLEFAPDTTVSLVLHEQFLDVEAPPGNSKEMHKFRARQLFMIVSRLLKYTNMHPVEPEDQTDETLVISIDSNNHARRPTQPDIVDGDPGNPVRQEVRLVCGPVVESHKKAATTLDSLSYMNIRSNDMLLIAMHRHGVRDCPQGEGFQDLMRRLGFAAVIVDLFEVRHSSCASLVSNGLGSSKGANYILYNSARLETLLRTFNGKVETGVYGPLPPLESVDLSTLEEDLDWHLIYGYLLHFPEMIESVLLQFREGHVGVHILVRYIVGLASTFSRYYRNKQILVQHRANLMPVLHARVYLVKAVRQVLNLSLALLGIEPVNYM; from the exons ATGGCAGCAGCCCTACCGGCAGAGCCAGCCCCAGCCATGTCGCACAATCCCATAACCGAGTTGACATGTCAGCTTATTCACTACTTTGCTAGATTCCAAGATAGGGCAGAAGAGGAGAGGGAGCATGTCTATACGCGCTATGGTGAGCTTTTGCACTATCACAACGAGAGTATTGTGCAGTTTGGAGATTTGAGCATTGCGGCCAGCCGGATCAATTGGGCATGCTTTTGCCAGCGTCGTGGACTACAGCTGCGCCACTTGGACCAGCAAATGATACCCGATGAGGAGGCTGTGCAGCTGATTCTTGAGAAGAGCAAGGAATGGATCTTTCCGCTTGCAAGCGTTACCAAATTGCGCAAGGAGCGCTATGCTCTGCGTTTCCAGCGCGCACCAATTGTTGCACATGTGATTGGCAACATAATGCAGCTTGGTGAGCTGTATGGAAAGCCCCAGAAGCTGGAATTTGCGCCGGACACCACAGTGTCTCTTGTACTACATGAACAGTTCCTTGATGTGGAGGCCCCGCCCGGCAATTCCAAGGAAATGCACAAGTTTCGTGCCAGGCAATTGTTTATGATTGTCAGCCGCTTGCTAAAGTACACCAACATGCATCCGGTAGAGCCCGAAGACCAGACAGACGAGACACTGGTCATAAGCATTGACAGTAACAATCATGCACGTCGTCCAACTCAACCCGATATAGTAGATGGGGACCCCGGCAACCCAGTCAGGCAGGAAGTGCGTCTAGTATGTGGGCCCGTTGTCGAATCACACAAGAAAGCCGCCACCACCTTGGACAGCCTCAGCTATATGAA TATACGCTCGAATGACATGTTGCTGATTGCCATGCATCGTCATGGCGTGCGCGACTGCCCCCAGGGCGAAGGTTTTCAGGACCTAATGCGCCGTCTTGGCTTTGCGGCTGTTATTGTTGACTTATTCGAGGTACGTCACAGCAGCTGCGCCTCTTTGGTATCCAACGGTCTTGGCAGTTCCAAGGGCGCAAATTATATACTGTACAATTCGGCACGTCTGGAGACGCTGCTGCGCACATTCAATGGCAAGGTGGAGACTGGCGTCTATGGACCTTTGCCACCACTAGAAAGCGTTGATCTCAGCACTCTAGAAGAAGAT CTTGATTGGCATCTCATCTATGGCTACTTGCTGCACTTCCCGGAGATGATTGAGTCCGTATTGTTGCAGTTCAGAGAGGGCCACGTTGGTGTACATATACTAGTGCGCTATATTGTCGGCTTGGCATCCACCTTCAGTAGATATTATCGCAACAAGCAGATTCTTGTGCAGCATCGAGCTAATCTAATGCCGGTACTCCATGCACGGGTCTACTTGGTAAAGGCGGTGCGTCAGGTGCTGAATCTATCGTTGGCACTTCTTGGCATTGAGCCCGTCAATTATAtgtaa
- the LOC108605509 gene encoding N-alpha-acetyltransferase 30A produces MADAVANKKKTRNKKKSQAQGQNQVLAKVNPKPVKAKLNGHVEHQQTDNDQVDMDVSLINGLMEKVQLCNGHGKEQLTSSHVNGHAYNNNHLNTNNNNNNNHNNSNNNNELSINSAKSNNSNKNNNTSKAKSNHSKPKITQREAEEEELDPSVTTTPTKICTANTEATAATKTTKTSALAIATRGGIKPDRQEEQQQPQEEVPTTSAAAAAAASTTTTTTTTEPMAVSKLETEPVSVPANQLQLEPAITADEIVYKEYEAEHQMHDIMRLIQAELSEPYSIYTYRYFIYNWPKLCFLASHDNQYVGAIVCKLDMHMNVRRGYIAMLAVRKEYRKLKIGTTLVTKAIEAMLADNADEVVLETEMRNEPALRLYENLGFVRDKRLFRYYLNGVDALRLKLWFR; encoded by the exons ATGGCGGATGCGGTGGCCAACAAGAAGAAGACCAGAAACAAAAAGAAGTCACAGGCACAGGGGCAGAACCAGGTACTGGCTAAAGTGAACCCCAAACCTGTCAAGGCAAAGCTCAATGGCCATGTTGAGCATCAGCAGACGGACAATGACCAGGTGGATATGGATGTGTCCTTAATCAATGGATTAATGGAGAAGGTCCAGCTCTGCAATGGTCACGGCAAGGAGCAGCTGACCAGCAGCCATGTCAATGGCCATgcctacaacaacaatcaccttaataccaacaataacaacaacaataatcataataatagcaacaacaacaatgagctaAGCATAAACAGtgcaaaaagcaataatagcaacaagaacaataacactagtaaagcaaaaagcaaccACAGCAAGCCCAAGATAACGCAGAGAGAggcggaggaggaggagctAGATCCAAGcgtaacaacaacaccaactaAAATATGCACTGCCAATACagaagccacagcagcaacaaaaaccacaaaGACAAGCGCCTTGGCCATTGCAACAAGGGGTGGCATAAAGCCAGATCGCCAAgaggaacaacaacagccacaagaGGAGGTGCCCACAACatcggcagcggctgctgctgctgcttccacaactacaaccaccaccaccacagaGCCCATGGCCGTGTCTAAGCTCGAAACTGAGCCCGTGTCCGTGCCCGCTAACCAACTTCAGTTAGAACCTGCCATTACAGCCGATGAAATCGTTTATAAAGAATACGAAGCCGAGCATCAGATGCAT GACATAATGCGACTGATACAAGCCGAGCTGTCCGAGCCATATTCGATATACACCTATCGCTATTTCATTTACAACTGGCCAAAACTATGCTTCCTAGCCTCGCACGATAATCAATATGTAGGCGCCATTGTATGCAAGCTGGACATGCATATGAATGTGAGACGCGGCTATATTGCCATGTTGGCGGTGCGCAAGGAATACCGCAAGCTCAAAATTGGCACCACGCTCGTGACCAAAGCCATTGAG GCCATGCTAGCTGACAATGCCGATGAGGTGGTGCTGGAAACAGAGATGCGCAACGAGCCGGCGCTGCGTCTGTATGAGAATCTGGGCTTTGTGCGTGACAAGCGACTGTTTCGTTACTATCTCAATGGCGTGGACGCACTGCGCCTGAAGCTTTGGTTCAGATGA